In Thalassotalea fonticola, a single genomic region encodes these proteins:
- a CDS encoding putative Ig domain-containing protein: MKQGIQLSLSLLMINALVACGGSSSGSDTTEPTTNTPPTLAINISTAVSGEQYNAVITTSDAEGDALTLSLTNQPAWLSLNHKSSLLSGTPTTADIGNVTDISLVVSDGVNQVEQLFDIEVKPVTPEPSLNRAPTINLTVADAKVGQSYELTPQLFDADGDALTLTLSNQPNWLSLDSSSNQLFGTPTAEDEGSYFGISLIVSDGKDQTEEIFTIKVTAATPYSDGAILPDSLSLNVGDIDNDSKDEVLVLEKRSMRSTNGHKLLTWDSVNGYLEVTPPQVRTYRGFVEDDPDMRVNANIEPGNVTMNANLSDGHHINIRLTQVPVTITGLAGTAEPGTGNQVVPFVADRIAPTANGYIVPAHNMRRLDYAVTINNDYYVGMDSSIEASVARVEQRMNDTDFFYARDMGLAHEVNWMVVNLEDNPEKWQNEWTNVHQPNGAVFEVRGLFKKPGGAGASGDLFMGGRHTTGTLAAYSKSHGHELGHTLGAGHWSSWGDAMSGSNSALGSGTVERMIGNAHIATEAQSPALNYTSPLPPFAMEDVATMVMNTSKDIDVLENDYDGNGDSLSISYVDAVTEKGGSATIIDNKVRYTPPVHWQGQDTFVYHVMDETGIANRTGYVKVAVHNNGLATHITFDETTGTTTHDIGPFQAHGKLTDGIDFDGTGPGGSVAGMVGNALERNVDENSGGADIKTSADFRGTGDPLDGDLSVSLWVKFQSGIPAVSGPIIAKGGAVIRSRFGNPRGGWDIGHTDDGRFRFEGNLNRDSQYTYTNPQFDLEATSLIENDTWHHLVMVMDRTSKQLRAWVDNQEITNTTFGTTIADGAIDNSHHPLVIFDSVSQQTQSTDTPVTVDDVRIYHKALSMDDVQELYSNPGADIGAGAPTPANGMVDVDASKELSWVTGKPSGYQFDVYFGNSYESVLNATTASAEYQGQQTATSFTPNIANAGRYYWRIDTITSSGTLNGDVWWFDAAEPEAPITGLTNPPLINNSFEDPGLEAEETSNSIATWHDATNYTYTQNDEIATHPDSTYGNNWAELARGRWIYQQIGTYQENMELNISFLLGRRTDKAGLDTQVSLLVGGDPLLASDANTKYESNPLIEVVGATIISSAPVIPALETEGEMAEQSLILSTATGYQLGAPLWLQIDVADTGSGRVLLDNIQMTQITD; this comes from the coding sequence ATGAAACAGGGAATTCAACTCTCGCTATCACTGCTAATGATAAACGCTCTGGTTGCCTGTGGCGGTTCTAGCTCAGGCTCAGACACAACAGAGCCAACAACCAATACGCCTCCAACTCTTGCTATTAATATTAGTACGGCGGTAAGTGGAGAGCAATATAATGCAGTAATTACTACCTCCGATGCTGAAGGCGATGCTTTAACTTTAAGCTTAACTAACCAGCCAGCATGGCTTAGCCTTAATCACAAAAGTAGCCTACTTTCGGGTACACCAACGACTGCAGATATTGGCAATGTTACCGATATCTCTCTTGTGGTTAGTGATGGCGTGAATCAGGTTGAACAACTGTTTGATATAGAAGTGAAACCGGTAACACCTGAACCTTCGCTTAACCGAGCACCGACCATTAACCTAACCGTTGCTGATGCAAAAGTTGGTCAAAGCTACGAGTTAACTCCACAATTATTTGATGCCGACGGCGATGCTTTAACCTTAACCTTAAGCAATCAGCCGAACTGGTTAAGTCTAGACTCAAGTAGCAACCAACTTTTTGGGACTCCGACAGCTGAAGATGAAGGCAGTTATTTTGGCATATCGCTTATTGTCAGTGATGGTAAAGATCAAACCGAAGAAATATTTACTATTAAAGTGACCGCGGCAACGCCATATAGCGATGGTGCCATCCTGCCCGATAGCCTTAGTTTGAATGTTGGCGATATTGATAATGACTCCAAGGATGAAGTGTTAGTCTTAGAGAAACGTTCAATGCGCTCGACCAATGGGCATAAACTACTTACCTGGGATTCGGTTAACGGCTACCTTGAGGTTACTCCGCCACAGGTAAGAACATACCGGGGATTTGTTGAAGACGATCCAGACATGCGCGTTAATGCTAATATTGAACCGGGTAATGTCACCATGAATGCCAACCTTAGCGATGGCCACCATATCAACATTCGCTTAACTCAGGTACCGGTAACTATTACTGGACTTGCAGGTACTGCCGAGCCTGGCACCGGTAATCAAGTTGTTCCGTTTGTAGCTGATCGCATAGCCCCTACTGCCAATGGTTATATTGTGCCAGCGCACAATATGCGCCGACTCGATTACGCAGTAACAATAAACAATGACTATTATGTTGGCATGGACAGCAGCATAGAAGCATCTGTCGCCCGGGTTGAACAACGTATGAACGACACCGACTTTTTCTATGCCCGTGATATGGGCCTTGCCCACGAAGTCAATTGGATGGTGGTTAATTTAGAAGATAACCCAGAAAAATGGCAGAATGAATGGACTAATGTGCACCAGCCTAATGGTGCCGTGTTTGAAGTTCGCGGTTTGTTTAAAAAACCTGGTGGTGCCGGTGCTTCTGGCGATCTGTTTATGGGGGGCCGTCATACCACAGGTACGTTAGCCGCATATTCAAAAAGTCACGGCCATGAGTTAGGCCATACGTTAGGCGCAGGCCACTGGTCTTCTTGGGGCGATGCCATGAGTGGCTCAAATTCAGCACTCGGCTCTGGTACAGTAGAGCGGATGATAGGTAATGCCCACATTGCTACTGAAGCACAATCACCGGCGTTAAATTACACCAGTCCATTGCCGCCATTTGCCATGGAAGATGTAGCCACTATGGTAATGAATACCAGTAAAGATATAGACGTGCTTGAAAACGACTATGATGGTAACGGCGATAGCTTAAGCATTTCTTATGTTGACGCCGTGACTGAAAAAGGCGGCAGCGCAACAATTATCGATAACAAAGTCCGCTATACGCCACCGGTGCATTGGCAAGGGCAAGATACGTTTGTTTATCATGTAATGGATGAAACCGGTATCGCCAACCGCACGGGGTACGTCAAAGTGGCCGTGCATAATAATGGTTTAGCCACACACATTACTTTTGACGAAACTACCGGTACAACTACTCATGACATCGGTCCATTTCAGGCACATGGTAAATTAACCGACGGAATTGATTTTGACGGCACAGGTCCTGGTGGCTCAGTTGCCGGCATGGTCGGTAACGCGCTAGAGCGAAACGTCGATGAGAATTCCGGCGGCGCAGACATTAAAACCAGTGCCGATTTTCGGGGCACGGGTGATCCTCTCGATGGCGATTTAAGCGTGTCGTTATGGGTGAAATTTCAATCGGGGATCCCTGCAGTTTCAGGCCCAATCATCGCCAAAGGTGGCGCGGTGATCCGCTCTCGTTTTGGCAACCCGCGTGGTGGCTGGGACATTGGTCATACCGACGATGGTCGTTTCCGTTTTGAAGGTAACCTAAATCGTGACTCACAATATACCTATACCAATCCACAGTTTGATCTGGAAGCAACATCATTGATTGAGAACGATACCTGGCATCACCTTGTGATGGTGATGGATCGTACCAGCAAACAATTGCGGGCCTGGGTCGATAATCAAGAAATAACAAACACCACTTTTGGCACGACCATTGCTGATGGTGCAATTGATAACTCACATCACCCTCTGGTGATCTTCGATTCTGTTAGCCAACAAACTCAGAGTACCGACACACCGGTTACCGTAGATGATGTGCGCATTTACCATAAAGCGCTTTCTATGGATGATGTTCAGGAACTATATAGCAACCCTGGCGCCGATATTGGCGCAGGTGCTCCGACACCAGCCAACGGCATGGTCGATGTTGATGCCAGTAAAGAGCTTAGCTGGGTTACTGGCAAGCCATCTGGTTATCAGTTTGATGTGTATTTTGGCAATAGTTACGAGAGTGTACTTAACGCTACGACAGCTTCAGCTGAATATCAGGGGCAACAAACTGCGACATCTTTTACACCTAATATTGCTAATGCTGGTCGTTATTACTGGCGTATTGACACGATTACTTCTTCAGGAACACTCAACGGTGATGTTTGGTGGTTTGATGCCGCTGAGCCTGAGGCTCCTATCACTGGTTTAACCAATCCTCCATTGATTAACAATAGTTTTGAAGATCCTGGATTAGAAGCTGAAGAAACCAGTAATAGCATAGCTACTTGGCACGACGCTACAAATTATACCTATACCCAAAATGATGAAATAGCGACTCACCCAGACTCTACATATGGAAATAACTGGGCAGAGTTGGCTCGTGGTCGTTGGATCTACCAACAAATAGGCACTTACCAAGAAAATATGGAGCTGAATATCAGCTTTTTACTGGGCCGTCGAACTGATAAGGCAGGTCTTGATACTCAGGTAAGTTTACTTGTAGGTGGCGATCCGTTACTAGCTAGTGATGCAAATACTAAATATGAGAGCAATCCATTAATCGAAGTTGTAGGTGCAACGATTATTAGCAGTGCCCCGGTAATACCAGCTCTTGAAACAGAAGGGGAAATGGCGGAGCAGTCTCTAATTTTGTCAACAGCAACAGGATACCAGCTTGGTGCGCCATTATGGCTGCAAATTGATGTTGCCGATACCGGCTCTGGCCGGGTATTACTCGATAATATACAAATGACGCAAATAACCGATTAA
- a CDS encoding ImpA family metalloprotease, which translates to MNKRISFLLFTLLTSQIVACSSDGQANQSSKVSQQTLSENHANALQTGDARLDPTATHYLDAALIELNNIAKKQQGAAQIVDIKPAMNSSITALLISLRDNKYNFDLAKCSNPNKCDAPNFMQDFNKPAMFLKRTVDKLDEDKVDLFTITGNNWLKNIVLLADHYRQQATFPMGISTTTQAEFMHSYFADHIVYGARALNPAQRDMGNFSRSNFSHITPQTKGIELASRKKFRASGAYALPGQTFTITRTDTTEEETYFFINTLRPGATQAFSDSNKKGGKYNRPEFLRSVQYDIEPGESVSITSPYGGPIQIGFNSSAGNLTKFSFQQVGEHPYYDGDTSPQAIAQFNRQLKDNDYDWAEFSTRYFEVHSTIGKMRETLALRENYKELIPLTADINQYTHNYLRIQAGYRGDDIDVIEEIAQFAQEHQLNMFEWDTVHHFNADQPSCGVGCSGNPYDARWHFQPTGHGDLHEIGHTIERKELRFKGWETHTSTNHYAFYVKSRLPVEQGYERACKAIEQKGYFNKLQAAAVSDDPSATMASAKLNGWKDGASISIQTRMAAQKYGELENGWHLLPRQHIIHREFKQAIKNKNTWLAKRANLGFSQYSLQQAKKIKQNDWLLIATSHAAKLDFTDYYQMWGINFTDTAKAQVQSFKHEVVPNVFFNFSAKQYCETLDVKAIPIDGKQPWVS; encoded by the coding sequence ATGAATAAACGCATTTCTTTTTTACTCTTCACCCTATTAACAAGCCAGATTGTCGCTTGTAGTAGTGATGGTCAAGCAAATCAATCGAGTAAAGTGTCTCAGCAAACGCTATCTGAGAATCATGCTAACGCCCTACAAACTGGCGATGCGAGGTTAGACCCAACGGCGACTCATTATCTAGATGCAGCCCTTATTGAGCTAAATAACATCGCAAAAAAACAGCAAGGCGCAGCGCAAATTGTTGATATAAAGCCGGCCATGAATAGCAGCATAACTGCGTTACTCATTAGCCTAAGAGATAATAAATACAATTTTGATTTAGCAAAGTGTAGCAATCCAAATAAGTGTGATGCACCCAACTTTATGCAAGACTTTAATAAACCGGCCATGTTTCTAAAACGCACAGTAGACAAGCTTGATGAAGATAAAGTTGATTTGTTTACAATAACCGGCAACAACTGGTTAAAAAATATTGTTTTACTCGCCGATCACTATCGCCAGCAGGCAACATTTCCAATGGGCATAAGCACCACAACTCAAGCAGAATTTATGCACTCTTATTTTGCCGATCATATTGTTTATGGTGCACGAGCATTAAACCCAGCCCAGCGTGATATGGGGAACTTTAGTCGCTCAAACTTTTCGCACATCACACCACAAACCAAAGGTATAGAGTTAGCAAGTCGTAAAAAATTCCGTGCTAGTGGCGCTTATGCGCTACCAGGGCAAACCTTTACCATTACCCGTACCGACACAACTGAAGAAGAAACCTATTTTTTCATCAATACTTTGCGCCCTGGGGCAACACAAGCATTTAGTGACAGCAACAAAAAGGGTGGTAAATACAACCGTCCGGAATTTTTACGTTCGGTGCAGTATGACATTGAGCCGGGAGAAAGCGTGTCGATAACGTCGCCATATGGCGGCCCTATTCAAATTGGTTTTAATAGCTCTGCCGGTAACTTAACTAAATTTAGTTTTCAACAGGTTGGTGAACACCCATATTATGATGGCGACACCTCGCCACAAGCCATTGCACAATTTAATCGGCAACTAAAAGATAATGATTACGATTGGGCCGAATTTAGCACGCGCTATTTTGAAGTACATTCGACCATAGGCAAAATGCGTGAAACGTTAGCGCTACGCGAAAACTATAAAGAGTTAATTCCTTTAACAGCAGATATTAATCAATACACCCATAACTACTTGCGTATTCAAGCCGGTTACCGTGGTGATGACATTGACGTAATTGAAGAAATAGCTCAATTTGCGCAAGAGCACCAATTAAACATGTTTGAATGGGACACTGTTCATCACTTTAATGCCGACCAACCTAGCTGTGGTGTAGGCTGCTCTGGCAACCCTTATGATGCACGCTGGCATTTCCAACCAACCGGACATGGCGATTTACACGAAATTGGTCATACTATTGAACGTAAAGAATTGCGTTTTAAAGGCTGGGAAACGCATACCTCGACCAACCATTACGCCTTTTACGTGAAATCACGCTTACCTGTTGAGCAAGGTTATGAACGAGCTTGTAAAGCCATTGAACAAAAAGGTTATTTTAACAAGCTACAAGCGGCTGCGGTAAGTGATGATCCTAGTGCGACAATGGCCTCGGCAAAACTGAACGGCTGGAAAGATGGCGCCAGCATTAGTATTCAAACCCGCATGGCGGCGCAAAAATACGGTGAGCTGGAAAACGGTTGGCACTTACTGCCACGTCAGCACATTATTCATCGTGAATTTAAACAAGCGATAAAGAACAAAAACACTTGGCTAGCCAAAAGAGCAAACCTGGGTTTTTCACAATACAGTTTACAACAAGCGAAAAAAATCAAACAAAACGACTGGTTATTAATTGCCACTTCACACGCGGCAAAGCTTGATTTTACCGATTACTATCAGATGTGGGGCATCAACTTTACTGATACGGCCAAAGCACAAGTGCAATCGTTCAAGCATGAAGTGGTACCGAATGTATTTTTCAATTTTTCGGCCAAACAATACTGTGAAACGTTAGATGTGAAAGCAATCCCTATAGATGGCAAGCAACCGTGGGTTAGCTAA
- a CDS encoding putative Ig domain-containing protein: protein MKKQIKITITALLLQCLVACGGDNSSEPSQQTNNAPILSVEFTEAVVSETFSSAISIFDADGDALTLSIENQPQWLILDGENQRLSGTPQAGDEGLFSDIILTVSDGTDSTELLFEITVLPGEMATNQPPTVDLVVTSMLVGQYYQFTPQIYDADGDKLTLTLANAPSWLLIDSEQNFLYGTAQPSDEGIYKDIRLMVSDGTDSTELLFEIAVLPIENTTNQPPTIELVVTSMLAGQYYQFIPQIYDADGDKLTLNLANAPSWLLIDSEQSLIYGTAQDIDEGIFENISLTVSDGENTAQVNFDIEVIAPVPLPAMISCE, encoded by the coding sequence ATGAAAAAGCAGATAAAAATAACGATCACTGCCCTACTTTTACAATGTTTAGTCGCTTGTGGTGGTGACAATTCTAGTGAACCGTCACAACAAACAAATAACGCACCAATACTTAGCGTTGAATTTACCGAAGCTGTTGTTAGTGAAACTTTCAGTTCGGCAATTAGCATTTTTGATGCAGATGGCGATGCTTTAACCCTTAGTATTGAAAACCAGCCTCAATGGCTGATTTTAGATGGTGAAAATCAACGATTAAGTGGTACACCGCAAGCAGGCGATGAAGGGCTATTTAGTGACATTATCCTTACCGTAAGTGATGGCACCGATAGCACAGAGCTGCTATTTGAAATCACTGTACTACCTGGTGAGATGGCAACTAATCAGCCGCCAACCGTTGACCTTGTTGTTACCTCGATGTTAGTCGGGCAATATTATCAATTTACCCCACAAATCTATGATGCTGACGGTGACAAGCTTACTCTTACCTTAGCGAATGCCCCTTCTTGGTTATTAATAGATAGCGAGCAAAACTTCCTTTACGGCACCGCGCAGCCTAGCGATGAGGGGATATATAAAGATATCCGCCTTATGGTAAGTGATGGCACCGACAGCACAGAGTTATTGTTTGAAATCGCTGTACTGCCGATTGAAAATACAACTAATCAACCGCCAACCATCGAACTCGTTGTTACCTCAATGCTAGCGGGACAATATTATCAATTCATCCCACAAATCTATGATGCTGACGGTGACAAGCTTACACTTAACTTGGCCAATGCCCCGTCTTGGTTATTAATAGATAGCGAACAAAGTTTAATATATGGCACAGCTCAGGATATTGATGAAGGCATCTTTGAAAATATCAGTTTAACCGTGAGTGATGGTGAAAACACAGCTCAGGTTAACTTTGATATTGAGGTAATTGCGCCTGTGCCATTACCTGCAATGATAAGTTGTGAATAA